The Eubacterium sp. MSJ-33 genomic sequence CGAACCTTTTCGATAAACTCGGATTCATGCTCCATCACATAAGTGCTGGTAGCTTTAATAACTTCCAAAAGCAAATCCCTGATAACATCCGTGCGGACATGATGCTGTGTGCATCTGTTTTCAAACTTGCTCTTTGCCTTACTGTAGGTGGAGCAGGTGTAATTGTCCTGTGCATTGGTGTACTTTCCGGTAGGATTACCATCCTTATCCCTCTTTTCATAACCGCCGGTGCGGTGGTTGAACATCTTAGCACCGCAGTCAGCACAATATACCAGTCCGGTCAGAGGATTGATGTCACCTTTCTTGGTGGGACGGTGCTTGGTTTCACGGATTTTCTGAACAGTAAGCCATGTTTCTTCGTCCACAATCGCTTCCTGAGTATTCTCAAAGATAACCCAGTCCTCCGGTGAATTATGCACAGAATGTTTATCCTTGTAGGATTCCTTTTTGGTACGGAAATTTACTGTATGCCCCATATATTCAGGTTTTCTTACAAGGTCTGAAATCGTAGAAGCAGTCCAAGTGAATGGTCTGTTCATGTCACAGCTTCCCCGACAGGTTCCAAGTCCCTGCTTTGCAAGATAATAGGAAGGTCTTTCAACCTTTTCATCCTTCAGAATCCTTGCCACCTGCATCGGTCCGTTTCCCTCAATGATAAGCTGATAAATACGTCTTACCACTGTGGCAGCCTCTTCATCAATAATCCAATGGTCTGGGTCATCAGGGTCTTTCTTGTACCCGTAAATTGCGTTGCTTGTCAGATGTTTTCCATCCATTCCCTTATTATGAAGTACGGATTTGATTTTCCGGCTGGTATCACGTACATACCACTCATTCATAATGTTAAGAAATGGGGCAAATTCGTTACTGCCATCGTTTAGAGCACTGTCCACATTGTTGGAAATGGCAATAAATCGCACATTTTTCTTTCGAAACAGCACTTCCGTATAAAAGCCTACTTCAAGGTAATTACGTCCGATACGGCTCATATCCTTTACGATAACGCATCCTACAGTGCCATCTTCAATATCCGCAAGCATACGCTTCCAGTCAGGTCTGTCAAAATTGGTTCCCGACCAGCCATCATCCGTATAGTGACGTAGGTTGACAAATCCCTGCTCGGTTGCAAATTTCTCCAACATTTTCTTCTGATTTATAATACTGTTGCTGTCACCACTCAGTTCATCATCACGGGATAATCTCTCGTAGAGTGCAGTGATTTTGTTAAGTTCCGGTTGTTTTGTTTTCATAAGATTCTCCTTTCAAAACAAACAACCAGCTTATCTGTGGTTTTATTCTACCACGAATAAGCTGGTTTGTGTAAAAATAATTATTGTCTCACTAATAGGAGAAATCCGAAAGAAAATCGGAACTGTTTTGTAAAACTTATAAATTTTAATTCCCCCGAATTCGGGGGAATTAGAAAAATGCAATTGAATTACTTCAATACCTTTGGATTTTGTTCTTCCAAAATGGACATTTGATGTATGGCAATCTTATTTAATTTTATCAGACGTTCTTTCTGACTTAATCCGTCTTCAATCAAAACTGCATTGATATTTTCCATGTTGGAAAGACAAATCAATTCATTAATGCTAGCATAATCTCTGATATTCCCCTTTTTGTCAGGATGTTCTTCACGCCACTGCTTGGCAGTCATACCAAACAATGCCATATTTAATACATCTGCTTCGGATGCATAGATTACAGAGGTCTGCTGTGGTGTAAGCTCAGCTGGAATCAGATTTGTTTTTATGGCATCTGTATGTATTCGGTAATTGATTTTTGCCAGCTCTCTTTTCGCACTCCAGCCAAGTAAAGCTTGTTCTTTCTTTTTTAACCGTTCAAATTCCTTAATCAGATACAGCTTAAACTGAGGAGATACCCAACTTGCAAACTCAAATGCAATATCCTTGTATGCGTATGTTCCACCATATCGTCCAGCTTTAGCTATGATACCTTTTGAATTGGTTCTGGTTACCCATTGCTTAACCGACATAATGAAACGATTCAGACCAGCTTCCTGCATAATTTCTTCATATGCATGGATATCAAAATCTTCGTTATACATTTCTTCCCATATACCAAGAAATTCTATTGTATTTTTATTACGAAGCCACTTCTCAATCAATGCCGGTCCGTTATCAATTTTTCGCACCATATCTGTTAAAGAAATATAATCATCTTCTTCAATCTGTAATACCTGTATTTCAGTACCATCGACATTGAGTTTTTCCATAAATCAGCCGTCCTTTCTTTATTCTTTATCCTTCGCCCGGCTCTTATACACATTATACTGGTTCTTGCATTTGCCGCTGCAGAATACGCTGTTTGGTCTGTTGGCAATAAAAGCATTGCCACAATGCTTACATACCCGGAGTGTGGATTTTTCATCGGTAAGCATAAAGGAAAACATCATCTGCACACCAAGTAAGAGGGAGTGGAAATCCCAGACAATGGTAGGTCGGTCAAGCAGCTCTATGTGATAGGTTGGTGCAATACCGCCAAATGCCGCCATGCCCTGACGGTAAAGCTGTTTTTGCATATCATCCAGCATGTCAAAGTCCTGATAGTAGAGAAAGCTTGACATAAAGGTAAATGCCCAGTCTTTAAATAAAGTCACAAGCCAGTCATACCGTTCTGCATATTCTTTCTGGAAACTCATCATTACTGCCTGCGATTTGTTTTTCATGGTCATAATCAGTGCCATCATCTGCACATCGTCCGTACTCCATGAAGATTCCATCCCTTTTTTTACAAAATCAATCTTATCAAAGGGAAAGAAGTAAGAAAGATATTTTTCCGTAGTCATGCTTTCCTCTTTGATGAAATGGTTCTTCGGCAAATATACCGCATGGTAGGTAATAAAGTCCGGTGTGGTAGGAAGTGCTGTCATAAATCCAAGCAGTCCGTAACAGGTAACAAAATCCATAATGGCACTCTGCAAACGTTCCTGTGTATTATTTTTGTCCATGCACATCAATCCAAGGTTTACCGCCTTTAATACAATCTGCTCCGAATCCTTTAGCGGATTATAAAGAGACACTTTCGCATCCGGTGAAGGTGTGATGTACAACGTACCTTCTTTATCTTCCTTCCATTCATATTTGTCATAACGTGCCCAGTTGGAGCTGGTTCTCTTAAATAGGTTACTCATAAAAGCCTCCAATCTGTCTGCTCTAAAATGTAATCTGTATCATTGGAAAATATATTACTATCATACCAAGCATGTCCTACAAGGTCAAATGGTATTTGTGATTTCTTTCGTTTTCTTATTCTTTTTATCCGTAATCAGTGACCGATAGGTATCATAAAAAATCTGCTCCGTCTTCGTAAGGGAAATGTGATTATCCACTCTGTTTTGTAGTGCCTGCATAAAGGATTTACGAAGCTTTTTTAACATGGTGTCACGGATTTTTCGGATATTTCTGTCGGTCTGCTCTCTACATGCTGCAATTAACTGGCAGGAGTATCCCTTAATGGCAAGCTGATATAAAAGCTCCTTCTGTACATCTTTTAACGCAAAGATTGCTTTAGAAATATCCTCGTCTGTTACCAGCTCATGTATTTCAAAGGGGCAGTCATAAATGGCATCAAGGAAATCCCCTTTCAGTATCTGCTTCCAGAAAACATGCCGGATGGGAGCAGGAATTACAATCTCATCCGGTGACATTCCCCATTCAAGGGGAACATCCGATCTTCCTATTTCATGGTAGCGTTCCTTACGTTCCCGGTTGGCATCAAACCTGTTCCACCATGTAACCACATTTGCAAATTCCTCCTCGGTTCTGGCAGAATCCTCAAGACGTGTCAGTGCTTCCTGTTCCAGTTCACGTTTCAGCTTGTTTCTTGTTGATGCTTCCGGTATCCCTGATACTTTCGGCTCATTTTCCATCTCAAGTTCTATTTCAAGAATAGCGGCATTCTCCCGTTCAAGGGCATCCGTCAGGTCATCTTCCGGCATGTCTTCTTCAAAATAATCATTTGTACATTCCTTCAACAGGGATTCACCACCTTTCAAAAAATATTTTCAAAACTTTTATAAAAAACAGTTCCGTTTTGGGACTGCATTTCTCCTATAGGTGAGGAAGTAATCTTATTTATCGAAAAAAGATTACTTAATACCATAAGAAAGGAGCCGGATTTTATGAAGATTTGTCTTATCCGTTGTCGCAGTCCGTCAAAGATACTTTGATTATAGCAAACATATGTTCACATTTCAAGGAGGAGGTGAAATAATTATGGAGCAGACAGCAAGTAAAGAGCAGGCGATGTCCTCTTTTACCAAAAGAAAAGGACAGACCACCTATAAGGTAAATGTGTTTTTCGCAGAGAATACTACAGCTACCTTTGAGGATAAGCTTTTGCATCTGATGGCAAATGATATTGCCAACCGGAAGCAGGGTATACCGGATGCAGAGTAATTGTTGCACAAATCAATTGTTTTTAAGCTGATATTTCATCAGCAGGAAGGAGTTTTGTATGGGTAAATCAACCAAAACCTATGAAGAAAGAATCCAGGAGAAGGATTTAAGGATCGAGAAGCTGGCACAGGAACTGAAGCGTTATGAGGCACAAAAGAAGCAGCTGGAGAAACGAAAGAAGGAGGAAGAACGGAAAATCCGTACCCACCGTCTGATTGAAATTGGTGCGGCGGTGGAGTCAGTTCTTGGAAGATGTATTGAGCTGGAAGAAATCCCTAAGCTGATTGCATTTCTAAATAAGCAGGAAGCCAACGGGAAATTTTTCTCCAAAGCAATGCAAAAAGGTCCGGATACAGATATGAAAAAAGAGGAAGTTGGGGAGTCAGGAGTTTCCTGATTCCCTTCTCTTTTTAGGGAGAAGGGCGCACTTATAGACAGGCAGAGCCTGTCTATTGCGCGCGCTCTGCGAGGCTTATGGGAAGCATCTGGGTTTTAAAAGATAAACTTTCGGAACGGTCTGCTTCCCATAGGAAGAACCCCTCCGGCGTTCTTCCACATAAGAATATGCACTTTTAACGAAGGAGGATATGCACTATGTCAATTTATCATTGCAGTATCAAAATCATTAGCAGGAGTGATGGAAAATCGGCAGTTGCTTCTTCTGCCTACCGCTCCGGCGAAAAGCTCATGGATGACCGCACAGGTCTTGTTCATGACTTTACGAAAAAGCGTGGAGTTGTATTTACAGAAGTTGCACTTCCGGCACATGCTCCGCCGGAATATGCTGACCGGAATGTATTATGGAATGCGGTGGAAAAGGCAGAAAAGAAATCCAACGCACAGCTTGCGAGAGAGATAGAAGTGGCACTTCCAAAGGAGCTTTCAAGGGAATGTCAGATTGAAATTGTAAGAAGGTATGTGCAGGATAATTTTGTTTCCGTTGGCATGTGTGCCGACTGGGCATTGCATGATAAGGGTGATGGCAACCCCCATGCTCACATTATGCTGACCATGCGTGGCATCAAACCCGATGGCACATGGGCACAGAAGGAAAAGAAGATTTATGCCCTTGATGAAGACGGAAACCGCATTCCACTCATTGACCCTGCTACCGGAGAGCAGAAGCTTGGTAAACGGAATGAAAAGCTTTGGAAACGCATTACTGTAGAACCAAATGACTGGAACGAACACAGTAAAGCAGAAATCTGGAGAAAATCATGGGCAGATATCTGTAACGAATATCTGTCTTTGGAACAGCAGATTGACCACAGAAGTTACAAACGGCAGGAGCTGGATTTAGAGCCTACCATCCACGAAGGGTATCGTGCCCGCAAGATGGAGAAGGCAGGCTTTGTTTCTAATCGGTGCGAATACAACCGGATTGTAAAAGCTATCAATTCACTTAAGACAAAATGGTTACAGACAGTCCGTGAATTACAACAGACCATTATAGAGAAAGGACGTTTTTTATATGAACGAATTGCAGGATACCTTGGAGGAAATCATGAAGATTTTTTCCTCACAGGAAGAGATGCTGGACATCATGGAGGAACAGCAGAAGGAGTTGGATTTTCTTCGGAATACGATTCAGAAGCAGGACGAATTGCTGAAGAAATTGAACGAAGAGAATGCCAAGCTGTCGGCAGAGAATCAGGAATTAGCCGGACAGAATCTGCGATTGCAAACACAGAATCAGCAATTGCAGAAATTATGCAAAGAGTAAAAGAGAAAGCGAGGGAACGAGATGAACGAATCAGAAAACTTAAAGAACGAAGACGACTTGTTGAGTCTGTCGGAGACACTTATGGAGGAGAACGAAACTTACCGTCATCGGATAAATCAGTTGGAGAATCAGATACAGACGCATTTATCCGACAGGCAAAAGCTGAAATCGCAGATACAATCCATGCAATCAACTCTGGACGCAATAGCGCAAGAGAATCAGAACTTGAACGCTCATATCGCCAGATTAGCAGAGAGCGATTTGGTACTGGTGGAGAACGAGAAGTTGAAAAAGGAAAATCAGCAGGTGCTGGCAGAGAAAGAGAAGGCTCAGAGAATCTTCGCAGAAGCCGAGAAAAAGGCAGAGAACGCTAATGTTGTCTTAATGAAAGCGAAGGCATTGGAAGCTGATTTTAACAATCATATTTCCGTTGAAGCTAAGCATATCCGCAAGCAAGTAAAAGCAGATATGCAAATACAGTTACAGGAAAAGTTGCGAACGCAAACCGCTACACTTGGCGTATGGACATGGGTAATTGCTTTTATCAGCATTGTTCAAACTGGTTATATCTTTTTTGTCAACAAAGATGTAGT encodes the following:
- a CDS encoding recombinase family protein gives rise to the protein MKTKQPELNKITALYERLSRDDELSGDSNSIINQKKMLEKFATEQGFVNLRHYTDDGWSGTNFDRPDWKRMLADIEDGTVGCVIVKDMSRIGRNYLEVGFYTEVLFRKKNVRFIAISNNVDSALNDGSNEFAPFLNIMNEWYVRDTSRKIKSVLHNKGMDGKHLTSNAIYGYKKDPDDPDHWIIDEEAATVVRRIYQLIIEGNGPMQVARILKDEKVERPSYYLAKQGLGTCRGSCDMNRPFTWTASTISDLVRKPEYMGHTVNFRTKKESYKDKHSVHNSPEDWVIFENTQEAIVDEETWLTVQKIRETKHRPTKKGDINPLTGLVYCADCGAKMFNHRTGGYEKRDKDGNPTGKYTNAQDNYTCSTYSKAKSKFENRCTQHHVRTDVIRDLLLEVIKATSTYVMEHESEFIEKVRSATELQQESEAKALKKRLSREQKRIKELNTLIKKIYEDNVNGKLSDKRFEMLLADYETEQNELELSVDALEKTFNDYQENADNVDKFIELVHRYTDFTELTTPMIHEFVDKIVVHEADKSTGDRIQQIDIYLKYVGKLDVPMPELTPEQIKEEDRKRRKRAWNRTYMRRKYEREKAEREAKEKGLSEAVR
- a CDS encoding KilA-N domain-containing protein, with protein sequence MEKLNVDGTEIQVLQIEEDDYISLTDMVRKIDNGPALIEKWLRNKNTIEFLGIWEEMYNEDFDIHAYEEIMQEAGLNRFIMSVKQWVTRTNSKGIIAKAGRYGGTYAYKDIAFEFASWVSPQFKLYLIKEFERLKKKEQALLGWSAKRELAKINYRIHTDAIKTNLIPAELTPQQTSVIYASEADVLNMALFGMTAKQWREEHPDKKGNIRDYASINELICLSNMENINAVLIEDGLSQKERLIKLNKIAIHQMSILEEQNPKVLK
- a CDS encoding transposon-encoded TnpW family protein; this translates as MEQTASKEQAMSSFTKRKGQTTYKVNVFFAENTTATFEDKLLHLMANDIANRKQGIPDAE
- the mobQ gene encoding MobQ family relaxase; translated protein: MSIYHCSIKIISRSDGKSAVASSAYRSGEKLMDDRTGLVHDFTKKRGVVFTEVALPAHAPPEYADRNVLWNAVEKAEKKSNAQLAREIEVALPKELSRECQIEIVRRYVQDNFVSVGMCADWALHDKGDGNPHAHIMLTMRGIKPDGTWAQKEKKIYALDEDGNRIPLIDPATGEQKLGKRNEKLWKRITVEPNDWNEHSKAEIWRKSWADICNEYLSLEQQIDHRSYKRQELDLEPTIHEGYRARKMEKAGFVSNRCEYNRIVKAINSLKTKWLQTVRELQQTIIEKGRFLYERIAGYLGGNHEDFFLTGRDAGHHGGTAEGVGFSSEYDSEAGRIAEEIERRECQAVGRESGISRTESAIANTESAIAEIMQRVKEKARERDERIRKLKERRRLVESVGDTYGGERNLPSSDKSVGESDTDAFIRQAKAEIADTIHAINSGRNSARESELERSYRQISRERFGTGGEREVEKGKSAGAGREREGSENLRRSREKGRER
- a CDS encoding DUF3847 domain-containing protein, encoding MGKSTKTYEERIQEKDLRIEKLAQELKRYEAQKKQLEKRKKEEERKIRTHRLIEIGAAVESVLGRCIELEEIPKLIAFLNKQEANGKFFSKAMQKGPDTDMKKEEVGESGVS